The window GAAAGAGCAGCCAGCAGGCAATAAAGACGATGCGCATTGCGGCGAGGATGAATGCGCCTCGCTGCTGCGGTGTGTGGCTGGTGTACAGTGAGGTGAGTTTGTTGAGCATGCCTGTGATGTTGTTGACGTCTTCCCGAAAAACTGGGTGGGTTCGTATGCCTTGTTGCGGGTGGGCTCGGCTAAATATCTTGCTTCAGCTCGGCGCTGATATGGCGTTTCATGTTCTCCAGGAACTCTTTTTTGGAGAACCGTTGAACCTGCCGTGCTATTTCTTCTGCGGTCCACTCAACCCCGGCGGCCTCAAATCGATTGATGGCCGCTTCAAGGCTGTGTGCGGTCTGCTGTTCAAAGAAGATTGCCGTCTTCGCATCTATGGCGGAATCGAGAATGCCCCCTTTGCCGTAGGCTATGACGGGCGCGCCGGAAGCCATGGCCTCCACAGGGAGTATGCCGAAGTCTTCCATGCCGGGGAACAGCAGGGCCTTGCAGCGGGCAAGGTTGTCCCGGAGCACCTGAAAGGGCTGCCTTCCGAGTACCTGTACCGTCGGGCCGGCCATTTCGCGGATGCGTTCTTCCATGGGGCCTCCGCCGATCACGACTAGCTTCTTGCCCAGGGCGTTGCAGGCGGCAACGGCCAGTTCCGGCTTTTTGTAGGGAACAAGCTCGCCTGCGAGCAGATAAAAATCGTCGCGTGGCTGCGTCGGGTCGAAGTCGTCCACGTCCACGGGAGGGTGGATGACCGTTGCCTCGCGCCGGTAGCAAAGCTCGATACGGCGTTGGATGCACGTGGAGTTTGCCACGAACGAGTCCACCCTGTTGGCCGTGGAGGCGTCCCACATCCGGAGGTAGTGCAGCAGCGGGGCGGCGAGGATTTTCTTGATGATGGAGGCGTCGGCAAAATACTCGGGCTGCATGTCCCATACGTAGCGCATGGGGGAGTGGCAGTAGCAGATATGCCTCGCAGTGGGAGCAACCAGAACGCCCTTGGCCGGTCCGGATTCGCTTGAAAGAATGAGGTCGTATTCCCTGAGGTCAAGCTGTTCCAGAGCCAGCGGCATGAGCGGCAGGTACCACTGATATTTGGTTTTTGCGAACGGCAGCTTGTCTATGAAGGTTGTGTAGACGTTGTGTCGTCTGATGACAGGCGAGTCCAACGTTTGCGGGTCGTGGACATGGGTGAAGATGTCCGCTTGCGGAAAGAGTTCGCACAATGCTTCCAGAACACGTTCGCCGCCTCTGCGGTTGCAGAGCCAATAGTGGATGATCGCTGTCTTCATAAACCGGGTATGCCGCCGTTTCGAAAAATGCTTGTCGAGTGTGGCAGGGTCTTCTCCGTGCGTTGCAGCAGGGCATTGCCGGAGTACCTCGTGGTGGGGCCGGATTCCACAATGTGATGTCGTGCTATGCAGGCGCGGACTGCAGGTGCGCTTCAAACCTGATCGCAATCGGATCGTTCACAGCCGCAAGAGCCCAAATCAGGCATGCCGAGCACTTTTTCTGGAACCGCCGGAACCGCCAGAACCGCCAGCCATTCATGCCTGCACGTCTTGTCGGGAAAACAGAAAAAACTGCTGCCCGCACACGGTTATCAAAGGGGAATAATCGTGACGACACATAGCAGGGAACAGATAAACTGTAAACCGGACCGGATGGAGCCAAGATCCCGTGCAACGCAGGACCGGCCTACATGTCCTGTTCACCGAGACTGCGAATACAGGCATACCGGAAGCAGCTCACCAGATGGTCGTTGACCAGTCCGGCAGCCTGCAGATGCGCATACACTGTGGTGGTGCCTACGAACTTGAAGCCGCGTTTCTTCAGGTCTTTGGCGAAAGCATCGGAAAGGGGGGTGGATGCGGGAAGCTGCTCCATGCGTTTCCATTCATTCTGCACGGCACGGCCGTCCACGAAACCCCAAATGTATTCCGTAAAGGAACCGCAGGCGGCTTGCACTTCCTGAAAGCGCAGGGCGTTGTTAATGGTTGCGGTTATCTTGAGCCGGTTGCGGATGATGCGTGCATCCATCATGAGCCGCTCCACATCGTCTTGCGTGAGATTGCCGACCGCAACGGGATCGAAGTCCAGAAAGGCTGCGCGGTACCCTTCGCGACGTTGCAGAATGGTGTTCCAGCTCAGCCCCGCCTGTGCGCTTTCCAGTGTGAGAAAGGCAAAATGGGTGTTGTCGTCACGAACGGGAACGCCCCATTCCTCGTCATGATAGCGGGTCATCAGTTCGTTGCTTTCAGCCCATGGGCAGCGTGGTTGCCTGATCATTGCATTCTCCTGTTTGCCTGTAAGGTGGGAAGGATTATTGCCCATGCAGGCGATTATGTGAAGAAGGCTCCTCCTGACTCTGTTGCAGGAAAAGGAAACGGGGTGCGCCCGAATGATGCACCCCGCTGCCTGTTTCAGCCTGAGGAGGATGAGGCTATTTGCCGCCTTCGCGCTTCAGTTCCTTGATGAGTTTGACGAGCTGCTCGGTCTGGCCGGAGAGCTCGCGCAGGGCATCCGTCGCCTCTTCAACGCTGGAGGCCGTATCCATGGCGATGCTGTTGATCTCTTCAATGGCATGGGTGATCTCTTCCGAAGCCGCCGACTGTTCTTCGGCTGCCGTGGCAATGGACTGGATCTGGCCTGCGGATTCTTCGGTACCCATTACGATCTGCGAAAGTGTGGAGCCGGAGGAGTTGGCCAGCGTGGTTGCATGCTCCAGATCCTTCACGGCCGCCTTCATGGCGGAAACGTTGTTGGCCGCAACGCGCTGGATGGACTGGATGGACGAGCCCACTTCCTGCGTGGCGTGCATGGTCTTTTCCGCCAGTTTGCGCACTTCGTCCGCAACAACGGCAAAGCCGCGGCCTGCTTCACCGGCACGGGCGGCCTCGATGGCGGCGTTCAGGGCCAGCAGGTTGGTCTGATCGGCGATGTCGGAGATAACCGTCATGATGTTGCCGATTGCCTTGGCCTGTTCGTCCAGCTGCGCCATGTCGGCGTTCAGGGCTTCGGCCTGCTGCTGCGTGGAGTTCATGGCCTTGATGGACTGGTCCACGATCTTGGCGCCTTCCTGTGCCCTGTCGCGCACCGTGGAGCCCTTGTCCGCGGCGTTGCTTGCGTTCTGTGCCACTTCAAGAACGGTGGCGTTCATTTCTTCCATGGCCGTGGCCGTGGTCTGCAGGCGGTCACGCTGGGTTTCGGTGCCCCTGCGGATGCCGCCGGTCTTGTCGGAGATTTCCATGGTGGCGTGGGAAATGGCGGCCACTACCGCTTCCAGCTGGGTTGCCGCGTGCAGCATGCCTTCGGCACGGGCCTTCTGAGCCTTTTCAAGTGCTTCGTGTGCCTGCTGCGTGGCTGCTTCTGCCGCGCGGGCCTTGTCTTCCGCATCCTCGGTCTTGCGGGTGATTTCGCTCATGTTTTCCGAGAGGCGTTTTGCCATGCTGTTCAATGAAGCGAAAATCTTGCCCATTTCGTCCATGGTGCGTGTTTCGAGCTGTCTGTTGTACCTTCCTTCGGAAATGTCATTGAGGAAGCCCACAACTGTTGTCAGCGGGCGTACCGTGGTGAACTCGATGAAGAACCAGATGAACAGGCCGATGACCAGCAGACAGATGATGAAAACAAACGTCAGGTCACCGATAACGTTATAGACGTTGGCCATGACCTCGGACTTTTCCACGAGGCCGAAGAATTTCCAGCCGAGAGCGGGCGAGGTGAAAACGCTGCCCACATAGTCCACGCCGTTCAGGGAAACAGAGACTTCGCCGCTTTGAACGCTGAACATGTAGGCGTAGGCAGGCTCCTTGAGTTCAGAGACGTTCTTGAAGTTGGTTTCCTTGTCCAGTGGGTTGGCGATGACGACGCCGTCATCCTGTACCATCATGACGAAACCGGTCTTGCCCAGCTTGATGGCCTGCACCATGTCGGTCAGTACGCCAAGGCCGATGTCCATGGCTACGACTGCGTGCGGCTGGCCCTTGAGCAGAACGGCTCTGGCAACACTGATGGTGGCCTCGCCGTTGGTGGACATGTACGCCTTGGAAACGATGGGCTTGTTGGGAGAAGATGCGGCTTCCTTGTACCACGGGCGCTTGGTGGGATTGTAGCCGGCGGGCATGTCGACCGGATAGGATTCGATAAAGCCGCCGAACTTGGTGCCGAGATAGACCTCCATATAGCTGTCATGGCTGTCCTTGACGATCTTGAGGAACTCGCGCAGCTGCTTGCCAAGTTCGTCGTCGTCACGGATCTCCGCCTTGATGTCTTCTTTGGTGTCCTTGTAGGTGGTCAGAGTGTCATCAATCTGCAGGATGAGAGGATGCATGGCCATCATGTTGGCATTCAATTTCGACTGATCAAGGAACAGGGTGACGGCGTTGTCCACTTGTTCCAGTTCCTTGGCTGCGAAGTCAACGAAACTCTCTCGCGACTGTTTGTTGATGTCATATGCCGTGATGGCGAACATGAGCCCCACAGACAGCACGATGACAAGCAGCAACCCTACTACAACCTTGGCTTTGATCGAATTACGCATTAGGCCCTCCTCAGGCTACGGATGCAATTTGGGATTCGCCCCCACTCTATTGCT is drawn from Desulfovibrio mangrovi and contains these coding sequences:
- a CDS encoding glycosyltransferase codes for the protein MKTAIIHYWLCNRRGGERVLEALCELFPQADIFTHVHDPQTLDSPVIRRHNVYTTFIDKLPFAKTKYQWYLPLMPLALEQLDLREYDLILSSESGPAKGVLVAPTARHICYCHSPMRYVWDMQPEYFADASIIKKILAAPLLHYLRMWDASTANRVDSFVANSTCIQRRIELCYRREATVIHPPVDVDDFDPTQPRDDFYLLAGELVPYKKPELAVAACNALGKKLVVIGGGPMEERIREMAGPTVQVLGRQPFQVLRDNLARCKALLFPGMEDFGILPVEAMASGAPVIAYGKGGILDSAIDAKTAIFFEQQTAHSLEAAINRFEAAGVEWTAEEIARQVQRFSKKEFLENMKRHISAELKQDI
- a CDS encoding DNA-3-methyladenine glycosylase I, translated to MIRQPRCPWAESNELMTRYHDEEWGVPVRDDNTHFAFLTLESAQAGLSWNTILQRREGYRAAFLDFDPVAVGNLTQDDVERLMMDARIIRNRLKITATINNALRFQEVQAACGSFTEYIWGFVDGRAVQNEWKRMEQLPASTPLSDAFAKDLKKRGFKFVGTTTVYAHLQAAGLVNDHLVSCFRYACIRSLGEQDM
- a CDS encoding methyl-accepting chemotaxis protein; this encodes MRNSIKAKVVVGLLLVIVLSVGLMFAITAYDINKQSRESFVDFAAKELEQVDNAVTLFLDQSKLNANMMAMHPLILQIDDTLTTYKDTKEDIKAEIRDDDELGKQLREFLKIVKDSHDSYMEVYLGTKFGGFIESYPVDMPAGYNPTKRPWYKEAASSPNKPIVSKAYMSTNGEATISVARAVLLKGQPHAVVAMDIGLGVLTDMVQAIKLGKTGFVMMVQDDGVVIANPLDKETNFKNVSELKEPAYAYMFSVQSGEVSVSLNGVDYVGSVFTSPALGWKFFGLVEKSEVMANVYNVIGDLTFVFIICLLVIGLFIWFFIEFTTVRPLTTVVGFLNDISEGRYNRQLETRTMDEMGKIFASLNSMAKRLSENMSEITRKTEDAEDKARAAEAATQQAHEALEKAQKARAEGMLHAATQLEAVVAAISHATMEISDKTGGIRRGTETQRDRLQTTATAMEEMNATVLEVAQNASNAADKGSTVRDRAQEGAKIVDQSIKAMNSTQQQAEALNADMAQLDEQAKAIGNIMTVISDIADQTNLLALNAAIEAARAGEAGRGFAVVADEVRKLAEKTMHATQEVGSSIQSIQRVAANNVSAMKAAVKDLEHATTLANSSGSTLSQIVMGTEESAGQIQSIATAAEEQSAASEEITHAIEEINSIAMDTASSVEEATDALRELSGQTEQLVKLIKELKREGGK